One genomic segment of Xyrauchen texanus isolate HMW12.3.18 chromosome 5, RBS_HiC_50CHRs, whole genome shotgun sequence includes these proteins:
- the socs1b gene encoding suppressor of cytokine signaling 1b isoform X2, which translates to MVGCGCTELLVYVLGPWRNVMIGPQSRMVQHNDTDLPVVPQGPSKPAEPSTPCSVPPTHFRPFRHQQDCNLITQAVHHLSHSGFYWGPLDVDEAHAQLAKLPLGTFLIRDSMQVNVFFTLSYRAPEGPTSVRVLLKDGGFNLAGSKHSFPCLFALLEYYISSPKKSLSKPYRGEAAQSLQEMARRAVVQSFGKDSIQQLPVSKKLKEFLWLYPFSI; encoded by the coding sequence gctGTACAGAATTACTTGTTTATGTGTTGGGACCATGGAGGAATGTCATGATTGGGCCCCAATCGAGAATGGTCCAACACAATGACACTGACCTTCCAGTTGTGCCACAAGGCCCATCCAAGCCAGCAGAGCCCTCTACGCCCTGTTCTGTCCCACCAACACACTTTCGCCCCTTTCGCCACCAGCAGGACTGTAATCTCATCACCCAGGCTGTGCATCACTTGAGCCACAGTGGATTTTATTGGGGTCCCTTGGATGTGGATGAAGCTCACGCACAACTTGCCAAGCTCCCCCTTGGGACATTCTTAATCCGGGATAGCATGCAGGTGAATGTTTTCTTCACTCTAAGCTATCGGGCTCCCGAGGGACCTACAAGTGTACGGGTGCTCCTGAAAGATGGGGGTTTTAATTTGGCTGGGAGTAAACACAGTTTTCCTTGTCTATTTGCCCTGCTGGAGTACTATATATCCTCCCCCAAAAAGAGTCTGAGTAAGCCCTATCGTGGAGAAGCAGCACAAAGCCTACAAGAAATGGCAAGGAGAGCAGTGGTGCAAAGTTTTGGGAAGGATAGCATTCAACAACTCCCTGTGAGCAAGAA